One part of the Arthrobacter sp. EM1 genome encodes these proteins:
- a CDS encoding polyprenyl synthetase family protein yields the protein MTLIEQLRLEQAAYVAAVAGKLTDFLTTRQSLMSSISPDIDPLMGSISNLVTGGKRLRALMCYWGWRGAGGGAGSSDVVTAGAALELFQAAALIHDDIIDRSDTRRGGPSVHRRFRELHETQGWALDSERFGHAAAILTGDLCLSFSEESFTEIGQSAAAGSRARLIFNLMRSEVMAGQYLDILEEVAGPRRDRAGAVSRAKSIIRFKSAKYSTEHPLALGGALAGAGDELLRGYSAFALPLGEAFQLRDDVLGVFGDPVTTGKPAGDDLREGKRTVLIAFALDLAGPAESAFIDSRLGSPGLDENDVDEIRRIITDSGALQATEVLIEEFGQAAFAALDVLQLEELPKTALRKLAEAAVSRAA from the coding sequence GTGACCCTCATTGAACAGTTGCGCCTGGAACAGGCCGCGTATGTCGCCGCCGTTGCCGGGAAACTCACGGATTTCCTGACCACCCGGCAGTCATTGATGTCCTCGATCTCGCCGGACATAGATCCGCTGATGGGATCCATCTCGAACCTTGTCACCGGCGGAAAGCGCCTCCGGGCGCTGATGTGCTACTGGGGCTGGCGGGGTGCCGGCGGCGGCGCCGGATCCTCCGATGTGGTGACGGCCGGTGCGGCGCTGGAGCTTTTCCAGGCCGCGGCCCTGATCCACGATGACATCATTGACCGCTCGGACACCCGCAGGGGCGGTCCCAGCGTGCACCGGCGCTTCAGGGAATTACACGAGACCCAGGGCTGGGCGCTGGACAGCGAACGGTTCGGGCATGCCGCCGCTATTCTGACCGGAGACCTGTGCCTGTCCTTCAGCGAGGAATCGTTTACCGAGATCGGGCAAAGCGCGGCCGCTGGAAGCCGGGCACGGCTGATTTTCAACCTGATGCGCTCCGAGGTGATGGCGGGCCAGTACCTGGACATCCTCGAGGAAGTAGCCGGGCCCAGGCGGGACCGGGCCGGAGCGGTCAGCAGGGCGAAGTCCATCATCCGCTTCAAGTCGGCCAAGTACTCCACGGAACATCCGCTGGCGTTGGGCGGGGCACTGGCCGGCGCTGGAGACGAACTGCTCCGTGGCTATTCGGCGTTTGCCCTCCCGCTGGGCGAGGCCTTCCAGCTTCGCGACGACGTCCTGGGAGTCTTCGGGGATCCGGTGACCACCGGAAAACCGGCCGGAGACGACCTCCGCGAAGGTAAACGGACCGTGTTGATCGCGTTTGCCCTGGATCTGGCCGGCCCGGCCGAATCTGCGTTCATCGACTCGAGGCTCGGCAGCCCCGGACTGGACGAAAACGACGTCGACGAAATCCGCCGTATTATCACGGACAGCGGCGCGCTCCAGGCCACGGAGGTGCTCATCGAGGAATTCGGGCAGGCGGCGTTTGCCGCGTTGGATGTCCTGCAGCTGGAGGAGTTGCCGAAAACTGCGCTCAGGAAACTGGCCGAGGCCGCAGTCAGCCGCGCAGCCTAA
- the dinB gene encoding DNA polymerase IV, translating to MHVDMDAFFVSVELRSRPALVGKPVIVGYPADRSVVLSASYEARKFGVKSAMPMVVAMRMCPSAVVIEPRHKLYYEVSGQIMEIFGSITELVEPLSVDEAFLDVGGAIRRLGPPREIGELVRTRVRSELGITASVGIAASKFVAKIASTRCKPNGLLLIGPEETVPYLHSLPVSALWGVGAKTVEVLARMGIRTVADVAASPLPSLRKVLGASGEHVHRLSWGIDPRPVTPVRLEKSIGAEETFAVDTADEALLHRELLRLSHRTAERLRSAGMHARTVALKLRYADFSTITRSRTVSTPIDSAQLLYAVAVQLLGSVGDRPMTVRLVGIRAEQLEEAAQAPLQLSLDRRDDNWRAAEQVLDQVTRKFGTKSVLPARLLDPGNTPG from the coding sequence ATGCACGTGGATATGGATGCGTTCTTTGTCTCCGTGGAACTTCGCAGCCGGCCCGCACTGGTGGGCAAGCCCGTTATCGTCGGCTACCCTGCGGACCGTTCAGTTGTGCTGTCCGCTTCCTACGAAGCCCGGAAATTCGGTGTCAAATCCGCGATGCCGATGGTGGTTGCCATGCGGATGTGTCCATCCGCCGTCGTGATCGAGCCCCGGCACAAGCTGTACTACGAGGTTTCCGGCCAGATCATGGAAATTTTTGGTTCCATTACCGAACTCGTTGAGCCGCTCAGCGTGGACGAGGCCTTTCTCGACGTCGGGGGCGCCATCCGGCGGCTTGGTCCGCCCCGCGAGATCGGCGAACTCGTCCGCACCCGGGTCCGCAGCGAACTGGGCATCACAGCATCTGTTGGGATCGCGGCCAGCAAGTTCGTGGCGAAGATTGCGTCCACCCGCTGCAAGCCGAACGGACTGCTGCTGATCGGTCCGGAGGAGACGGTCCCTTACCTGCACAGCCTTCCGGTCAGCGCTCTTTGGGGCGTCGGTGCCAAGACCGTGGAGGTGCTCGCCCGGATGGGCATCCGAACCGTCGCCGACGTCGCGGCCTCCCCGCTGCCGTCCCTGCGCAAAGTGCTCGGCGCCTCGGGGGAGCACGTCCACCGGCTGTCGTGGGGGATTGATCCGCGCCCGGTGACCCCGGTGCGGCTGGAGAAAAGCATCGGTGCGGAAGAGACCTTCGCGGTGGACACCGCCGACGAGGCATTACTGCACCGCGAACTGCTGCGCCTCTCGCACCGGACAGCGGAACGGCTCCGCAGCGCCGGCATGCACGCGCGAACCGTGGCGCTTAAGCTGCGCTACGCAGACTTCTCCACGATCACCCGCAGCCGGACGGTCAGCACCCCCATCGACAGCGCGCAATTGCTGTACGCCGTCGCCGTCCAGTTGCTCGGGTCAGTCGGGGACCGCCCCATGACCGTGCGGCTCGTGGGGATCCGGGCCGAGCAGCTTGAGGAGGCGGCCCAGGCGCCCCTGCAGTTGAGCCTTGACCGCAGGGACGATAACTGGCGCGCCGCCGAGCAGGTCCTGGACCAGGTGACCCGTAAATTCGGGACAAAATCGGTACTTCCGGCCCGTCTGCTTGATCCCGGGAATACCCCGGGCTGA
- a CDS encoding DUF3040 domain-containing protein codes for MPLSEHEQKLLEQLEKQLHEDDPKFASSMGSDAGRSWSTRHLVIGVLATLAGIVLLLLGVTIQVIVVGVLGFVVMGAGVYYATMRGAAVGKARAAGADRKSGKPRSSFMSSLEERWDERHRGEP; via the coding sequence ATGCCGCTCTCGGAGCACGAACAGAAGTTGCTGGAGCAACTAGAGAAGCAGCTGCATGAGGACGATCCCAAGTTCGCCAGCTCGATGGGCTCGGACGCGGGGCGTTCATGGTCCACCCGCCATCTTGTGATCGGCGTACTGGCCACACTTGCCGGCATTGTGCTCCTGCTCTTGGGTGTAACGATTCAGGTCATCGTTGTCGGAGTCCTTGGATTCGTTGTTATGGGCGCTGGGGTTTACTACGCGACCATGCGGGGAGCCGCCGTTGGCAAAGCCAGGGCCGCTGGAGCGGACCGGAAATCGGGGAAGCCCAGGAGTTCATTCATGAGCAGCCTCGAGGAACGCTGGGATGAGCGGCACCGCGGCGAACCCTGA
- the mraZ gene encoding division/cell wall cluster transcriptional repressor MraZ, with protein sequence MFLGTHSPRLDEKGRIILPAKFREELAGGLVLTRGQERCIYVFSEAEFGRVHEQMREAPISSKQARDYIRVFLSGASDEVPDKQGRVTIPPALREYAGLGRELAVIGAGTRAEIWDAQAWSEYLAEKETAFSETDDAIPGIL encoded by the coding sequence GTGTTTCTCGGCACACATTCGCCGCGTCTGGACGAAAAGGGACGAATTATCCTTCCCGCCAAGTTCCGCGAGGAACTTGCCGGCGGACTGGTTCTCACAAGGGGCCAGGAACGCTGCATCTACGTCTTCAGTGAGGCGGAATTCGGCCGTGTTCACGAGCAAATGCGCGAGGCACCAATCTCCAGCAAACAAGCTCGCGACTACATCCGTGTTTTCCTCTCCGGAGCCTCTGACGAGGTGCCTGACAAGCAGGGGCGCGTGACGATTCCGCCGGCGCTCCGGGAGTATGCAGGGCTCGGCAGGGAACTGGCCGTTATCGGCGCAGGCACCCGTGCGGAGATCTGGGACGCCCAAGCCTGGAGCGAATACCTCGCTGAAAAGGAAACGGCCTTCTCGGAGACCGATGACGCAATACCGGGGATTCTGTGA
- the rsmH gene encoding 16S rRNA (cytosine(1402)-N(4))-methyltransferase RsmH codes for MTDPDQSKPTSERHVPVLKDRCINLLAPGFAAARSRGESPVVIDATLGMGGHSEAMLQRFPDLHLIGIDRDEEALALAEERLKAFADRIDLVHAVYDEIPEILEDLGFAEVHGVLMDLGVSSLQLDERDRGFAYSFDAPLDMRMDLSRGQTAADVVNTYSEEDLVRIIRKWGEEKFAGRIANRIVTVRATKPFTTTGELVEQIRDVVPSGAAKTGGHPAKRTFQALRIEVNEELDVLERAVPAAITSIALGGRVVVMSYHSLEDKIVKGFFQAGSKSSAPLGFPVELEEHKAELKTLTKGTEVPTAAEIAENPRAASARLRAVERIKTRRAV; via the coding sequence ATGACGGACCCTGACCAGTCGAAGCCTACGTCCGAACGGCATGTACCGGTCCTCAAGGACCGGTGCATCAATTTGTTGGCACCGGGATTCGCCGCGGCACGCAGCCGCGGCGAGAGCCCCGTCGTCATCGACGCGACCCTTGGCATGGGCGGTCATTCCGAGGCGATGCTGCAGCGCTTTCCGGACTTGCACCTGATCGGCATCGACCGCGATGAGGAAGCACTGGCCCTCGCGGAAGAGCGCCTCAAGGCTTTCGCCGACCGGATCGACCTTGTGCACGCCGTCTACGACGAAATCCCTGAAATCCTGGAAGACCTCGGCTTCGCGGAAGTCCACGGAGTCCTGATGGACCTCGGGGTCTCATCGCTCCAGCTGGACGAACGCGACCGCGGTTTTGCGTACTCCTTCGACGCCCCGCTGGACATGCGGATGGACCTGAGCCGCGGCCAGACCGCCGCCGACGTTGTTAACACCTACAGCGAAGAAGACCTTGTCCGGATCATCCGAAAATGGGGCGAGGAGAAATTTGCCGGCCGCATTGCCAACCGCATCGTGACCGTCCGGGCTACGAAGCCGTTTACAACGACCGGGGAACTCGTCGAGCAGATCCGCGACGTTGTACCGTCCGGCGCCGCCAAAACGGGCGGACACCCTGCGAAACGCACCTTCCAGGCGCTCCGGATCGAGGTCAATGAAGAACTCGATGTCCTCGAACGCGCCGTTCCCGCAGCGATCACCTCGATCGCACTCGGCGGCCGGGTTGTGGTGATGTCCTACCACTCGCTGGAAGACAAAATCGTCAAGGGCTTCTTCCAGGCCGGGTCCAAATCGTCCGCGCCTCTTGGTTTCCCGGTGGAACTGGAAGAACACAAGGCCGAGCTGAAAACTCTGACGAAGGGCACCGAAGTGCCCACCGCCGCAGAAATCGCCGAAAACCCACGCGCCGCGTCCGCCAGGCTCCGCGCAGTGGAACGCATCAAAACCAGGAGAGCCGTATGA
- a CDS encoding penicillin-binding protein 2: protein MAQNTGKAGKAKAPSTTRRLRLGLGLMLTLLLVVGGKLFLVQGLDVGGMAEAALQNRLTPIELPAERGSILDTNGNVLASSVIRYNIVVDQTVNTKTESFRRLEQMDGKEQLVKVSRDQGISELAAVLGMDRDTVKDALTGEQRYYIVAKDLKPDVEDRISKLRIPGIVTEGTSKRVYPNGSVAGGIVGFLKDGSTGQAGLEQTQDEILKGTPGKRLFEIGADGLRIPVGVDQLTPAVNGKDIKLTLNSDLQYFAQQAIQSQKDKLSAEWGVIIVSDAKNGNIIAMADTDAPDPNDPGKVAAKDRGVRAVTAAYEPGSVEKMITAAAAIEEGTAHPLDHFTIPPTYTVDGQTFTDSFVHGTEERTLAGIVGYSMNTGTVMVGQRLSKEKRHDWLQKFGIGEAPDIGLPAESTGILTPAEQWDGRQQYTVLFGQGVSQSTLQTVRAYQSIANDGVMLQPRLIDSFINPDGTEEKVPAQAPRQIVSADTAKQVRDILESAVTEGEIKDAAIDGYRVGAKTGTSESPCDDGKSGFCGYTASMVGMAPMDDPRFIVEVVLQRPKGSIYGITNGPVFRSVMSQTLRTFNVPPSTGEPARLPQYAK, encoded by the coding sequence GTGGCTCAGAACACCGGCAAGGCAGGCAAAGCGAAAGCGCCGAGCACAACCCGGCGGCTGCGGCTGGGCCTTGGCCTGATGCTGACACTCCTTCTCGTCGTCGGCGGGAAACTCTTCCTGGTCCAGGGCCTCGACGTCGGGGGGATGGCCGAGGCCGCGCTCCAGAACCGGCTCACCCCCATTGAGCTGCCGGCCGAGCGCGGCAGCATTCTGGACACCAACGGCAATGTCCTGGCCAGCAGCGTGATCCGCTACAACATCGTGGTCGACCAGACCGTAAATACCAAAACCGAATCCTTCCGCCGGCTGGAGCAAATGGACGGCAAGGAACAACTGGTCAAAGTCTCCCGGGACCAGGGCATTTCCGAACTTGCCGCGGTGCTGGGCATGGACAGGGACACGGTGAAGGACGCCCTTACCGGTGAACAGCGCTACTACATTGTGGCCAAAGACCTGAAGCCCGACGTCGAGGACCGGATCTCAAAGCTTCGGATCCCAGGCATCGTCACCGAGGGCACCAGCAAGCGGGTTTACCCCAACGGCTCGGTGGCTGGCGGGATCGTCGGCTTCCTGAAAGACGGCAGCACCGGCCAGGCCGGCCTCGAGCAGACCCAGGACGAGATCCTCAAGGGCACCCCGGGCAAGCGGCTGTTTGAGATCGGTGCAGACGGACTGCGCATCCCGGTGGGAGTGGACCAGCTGACGCCGGCCGTGAACGGCAAGGACATCAAGCTCACCCTAAACTCTGACCTCCAGTACTTCGCCCAGCAGGCGATCCAGAGCCAGAAGGACAAGCTCAGCGCCGAATGGGGCGTGATAATCGTCTCCGATGCCAAAAACGGAAACATCATCGCGATGGCGGACACTGATGCACCCGACCCCAACGATCCCGGCAAGGTGGCGGCCAAGGACCGCGGCGTCCGTGCCGTCACGGCCGCCTATGAGCCGGGCTCGGTGGAAAAGATGATCACCGCCGCCGCCGCGATCGAAGAAGGCACGGCCCACCCGCTGGACCACTTTACGATTCCGCCGACCTACACTGTCGATGGCCAGACCTTCACCGATTCCTTCGTGCACGGTACTGAAGAGCGGACCCTCGCCGGCATTGTCGGGTATTCGATGAACACCGGCACAGTGATGGTGGGCCAGCGGCTCAGCAAGGAGAAACGTCACGACTGGCTGCAAAAGTTCGGTATCGGCGAAGCGCCGGACATCGGGCTGCCCGCCGAGTCCACGGGCATCCTGACCCCCGCTGAGCAGTGGGACGGGCGCCAGCAGTACACGGTCCTTTTCGGCCAGGGTGTCTCGCAGTCAACCCTGCAGACAGTCCGCGCCTACCAAAGCATCGCTAATGACGGCGTTATGCTCCAGCCGCGCCTGATCGACAGCTTCATCAACCCGGACGGCACCGAGGAGAAGGTCCCGGCCCAGGCGCCCCGGCAGATCGTCAGTGCGGACACCGCCAAACAGGTCCGCGATATCCTGGAGAGCGCCGTGACCGAGGGTGAGATTAAGGACGCCGCGATTGACGGCTACCGGGTCGGAGCGAAGACCGGGACATCCGAATCTCCCTGCGACGACGGCAAATCGGGCTTCTGCGGCTATACCGCCTCCATGGTGGGGATGGCGCCGATGGACGATCCGCGGTTTATTGTTGAAGTGGTCCTGCAACGGCCCAAGGGCAGCATCTACGGAATCACGAACGGACCGGTGTTCCGGTCCGTGATGAGCCAGACGCTGCGGACGTTCAACGTTCCGCCCTCCACCGGGGAGCCCGCCCGGTTGCCGCAGTACGCCAAGTAG
- a CDS encoding UDP-N-acetylmuramoyl-L-alanyl-D-glutamate--2,6-diaminopimelate ligase, with product MSDQFAPGASAAPSGPGSTRGFRPTAVAAVPLAAIGEAIGVDVPGASGAVPVTGISLNSRTVQPGDLYVALPGASRHGAGFVAQAVEGGAAAILTDDAGARLLAFSHDIAVPVLLAQEPRSLVGGLSALIYRSRPDDAIAPALYGVTGTNGKTTTTYFLNALLQGLGQKTGLIGTIEILAGGAPIPSLLTTPESTDVHALLALMRERGLDAASMEVSSHAVAFHRVDGVVFDVAGFTNLTQDHLDLHGSMDEYFQTKARLFTAGRARSAVVTVDDAWGVKLAATAGIPVTTLATQADSAAAPIRAEADWTVHNQAPRGLGTAFTLQHRDGTQLRVHTGLPGSFNVANAALATVMVLAGGHGASAVQAALDAAEPFTVAVPGRMQLVSTAPAAVVDFAHNPDALARALEAVRSPQPGSRVIVVFGATGQRDQSKRPAMGAIAARLADTVIVSDDDPHDEDAAAIRADVMAGALDAKKHEGLGCSIIEVFPRAAAIRKAVELAGPADTILVAGRGHEIWQEVKGVNLALDDRVELRSALTARGFTVLEDQRIES from the coding sequence GTGTCAGATCAGTTTGCCCCCGGCGCTTCCGCCGCGCCGTCCGGCCCGGGGTCCACCCGCGGCTTCCGGCCCACCGCGGTTGCTGCAGTGCCGCTGGCAGCCATTGGCGAAGCGATCGGCGTCGACGTCCCCGGAGCTTCGGGGGCCGTACCGGTTACCGGGATCTCGCTGAATTCCCGCACCGTGCAGCCCGGAGACCTCTACGTGGCACTGCCCGGCGCGAGCCGCCACGGTGCCGGCTTTGTCGCCCAGGCCGTGGAGGGCGGTGCGGCCGCCATTCTGACGGACGACGCCGGCGCGCGCCTGCTGGCCTTCTCCCACGACATCGCCGTGCCGGTACTGCTGGCCCAGGAACCCCGCAGCCTCGTCGGCGGACTGTCCGCCCTGATCTACCGGAGCAGGCCCGACGACGCGATCGCTCCCGCCCTCTACGGCGTCACCGGCACCAACGGAAAGACCACCACCACATACTTCCTCAATGCCCTGCTGCAGGGCCTTGGACAGAAGACGGGACTGATCGGCACCATCGAGATCCTGGCCGGCGGCGCGCCGATTCCCAGCCTGCTCACCACGCCCGAGTCCACGGACGTCCATGCCCTGCTGGCGCTGATGCGCGAACGCGGCCTGGACGCGGCCTCGATGGAAGTCTCCTCGCATGCTGTGGCGTTCCACCGGGTGGACGGGGTTGTGTTCGACGTGGCCGGTTTCACCAACCTGACGCAGGACCACCTTGACCTGCACGGGAGCATGGACGAGTACTTCCAGACCAAGGCCCGGCTCTTTACGGCCGGACGGGCCCGCAGCGCAGTGGTGACCGTCGACGACGCCTGGGGCGTCAAGCTCGCAGCCACCGCTGGCATTCCGGTCACCACCCTGGCCACGCAGGCCGACAGCGCAGCGGCCCCGATCCGTGCGGAAGCGGACTGGACCGTCCACAACCAGGCACCGCGCGGACTCGGCACCGCCTTCACCCTGCAGCACCGCGACGGCACTCAGTTGCGTGTGCACACCGGGCTGCCCGGCAGCTTCAACGTCGCCAACGCCGCGCTGGCCACGGTTATGGTGCTCGCGGGCGGCCACGGTGCCAGCGCCGTACAGGCCGCCCTCGACGCGGCGGAACCCTTCACCGTCGCCGTTCCCGGCCGCATGCAGCTCGTCTCCACCGCCCCCGCCGCGGTGGTCGACTTTGCCCACAACCCGGACGCCCTGGCCCGGGCACTCGAAGCCGTCCGCTCCCCGCAACCGGGCTCCCGGGTGATCGTTGTGTTCGGCGCAACCGGACAACGGGACCAAAGCAAGCGGCCCGCCATGGGAGCCATCGCCGCACGCCTTGCCGACACGGTAATTGTCAGCGACGATGACCCGCACGATGAGGACGCCGCCGCAATCCGCGCCGACGTTATGGCCGGCGCACTGGACGCCAAAAAACACGAGGGCCTCGGCTGCAGCATCATCGAGGTGTTCCCCCGCGCGGCCGCCATCCGGAAAGCCGTGGAACTCGCCGGTCCGGCGGACACAATCCTCGTCGCAGGGCGCGGCCACGAAATTTGGCAGGAGGTCAAGGGCGTCAACCTCGCCCTTGACGACCGGGTGGAGCTCCGCTCCGCCTTGACAGCCCGGGGATTCACCGTTCTCGAAGACCAGCGGATAGAGTCCTAA
- the murF gene encoding UDP-N-acetylmuramoyl-tripeptide--D-alanyl-D-alanine ligase has translation MIAFTAAEIAEITNGRLAAEPGVTPGSVVTDSREATPGSLYVAKPGETADGHDFVAAAFERGAVLALVEHDVTDDAGRTYPAVVVQDSVLAMGALAAEAVRRIRAGRAANGEPLTVIGITGSAGKTTTKDLLAGILGAEGSTVAPQGSYNGEVGVPLTVFKAGPDTRFLVIEMGATGVGHISYLAGMVRPDIGVVLGVGTAHAGEFGGVENIAIAKGELVEALPAGGTAVLNLDDARVAAMAARTRAAVLGFSAAPASAGLSGETGTGPAGAECVRAEGIELNSGGSPEFEVLFPGGTPPHHIAAKLIGAHHIGNLLAAAAAAHAAGVPAARIAASLSSQSAASRWRMERTERADGVTIINDAYNANPESMRAALRTLADLGRGRRTWAVLGAMLELGPDSIREHMAVGTQVVRLNISRLLVVGREARSLYVSAVNEGSWGNECVFAETADEAYELLQAELEPGDLVLFKSSNSIGLRHLGDRIALPLQAPGTVSGAAGGSAAVSAAGDTAGTATEGSALP, from the coding sequence ATGATTGCATTTACCGCGGCGGAAATCGCCGAAATAACCAACGGCCGGCTAGCCGCCGAACCGGGCGTTACTCCCGGTTCGGTCGTAACCGACTCCCGCGAAGCCACCCCGGGTTCCCTCTACGTGGCCAAGCCGGGGGAGACTGCCGACGGCCACGACTTCGTCGCCGCGGCTTTCGAACGCGGCGCCGTGCTGGCCCTCGTCGAGCATGATGTCACGGACGACGCCGGGCGCACCTACCCCGCCGTTGTGGTCCAGGACTCGGTCCTGGCGATGGGTGCCCTCGCCGCGGAGGCCGTCCGACGGATCCGTGCGGGCCGTGCCGCCAACGGCGAGCCGCTGACCGTGATTGGCATCACCGGTTCCGCCGGCAAAACCACGACCAAGGACCTGCTGGCCGGTATCCTCGGCGCGGAAGGCAGCACTGTTGCCCCGCAGGGTTCCTACAACGGCGAAGTCGGGGTGCCACTGACCGTCTTCAAAGCCGGTCCCGACACCCGCTTCCTCGTCATCGAGATGGGCGCCACGGGCGTGGGACACATCAGCTACCTCGCCGGGATGGTCCGGCCCGACATCGGCGTGGTGCTCGGTGTTGGCACCGCCCACGCGGGCGAATTCGGCGGCGTGGAAAACATCGCCATCGCCAAGGGCGAGCTTGTCGAGGCCCTGCCGGCCGGCGGCACCGCAGTCCTGAACCTGGACGACGCCCGTGTTGCCGCCATGGCCGCCCGCACCCGGGCCGCGGTGCTGGGCTTCTCTGCCGCTCCGGCCAGCGCCGGCCTGTCAGGCGAAACCGGGACCGGGCCTGCCGGGGCAGAATGCGTCCGCGCCGAGGGGATCGAGTTGAATTCCGGCGGAAGTCCCGAGTTTGAGGTGCTCTTCCCCGGCGGAACACCGCCGCATCATATTGCGGCGAAGCTTATCGGGGCGCACCACATCGGCAACCTGCTGGCAGCGGCGGCCGCCGCCCACGCAGCCGGAGTCCCCGCCGCGCGGATCGCCGCCTCCCTCAGCTCCCAGTCGGCTGCCAGCCGCTGGCGGATGGAGCGCACCGAACGCGCCGACGGCGTCACCATCATTAACGATGCCTACAACGCCAATCCGGAATCCATGCGTGCCGCGCTGCGGACCCTCGCTGACCTCGGACGGGGCCGCCGCACCTGGGCTGTCCTTGGTGCCATGCTTGAGCTGGGTCCGGATTCGATCCGCGAGCACATGGCAGTCGGCACGCAGGTGGTCCGGCTCAACATCTCCCGCCTGCTCGTTGTGGGCCGGGAAGCACGTTCGCTCTACGTTTCTGCCGTCAATGAGGGGTCCTGGGGCAACGAGTGCGTTTTTGCCGAAACAGCCGACGAGGCCTACGAATTGCTGCAGGCCGAGCTGGAGCCCGGTGACCTGGTGCTGTTCAAGTCGTCCAACAGCATCGGCCTGAGACACTTGGGGGATCGGATAGCATTGCCTCTTCAGGCCCCCGGTACCGTTTCCGGTGCGGCTGGGGGATCGGCTGCCGTGAGCGCAGCCGGAGATACTGCCGGAACCGCCACTGAAGGGAGTGCGCTGCCGTGA
- the mraY gene encoding phospho-N-acetylmuramoyl-pentapeptide-transferase yields MIALLMGTGLALLFAFLGTPLFIRFLVRKSYGQFIRDDGPTSHHTKRGTPTMGGTVVVLAVLASYAVTHLVMWLMNPASPGPTASSLLLLFLMVGMGLVGFLDDFIKISKQRSLGLNAKAKLILQAAVGIIFAVLALQFPDENGVTPASYQISLVRDIPWLDLAFAGTIVGAILFVLWSNLIITAATNGVNLTDGLDGLAAGASIMVFGAYTLMGIWQSNQACGSPRQAGAGCYSVRDPLDLALLAAILSGALVGFLWWNTSPAKIFMGDTGSLAIGGAVAGLAILSRTELLLAFIGGLFVLITLSVIIQVGYFKITKGKRFFKMAPLQHHFELKGWAEVTVVVRFWILCGLFVAAGLGIFYAEWVVLL; encoded by the coding sequence GTGATTGCACTGCTGATGGGCACCGGACTGGCCCTGCTGTTTGCCTTCCTGGGAACCCCGCTGTTTATCCGTTTCCTGGTCCGGAAGAGCTACGGACAATTCATCCGAGATGACGGGCCCACCTCGCACCACACCAAGCGCGGCACCCCGACGATGGGAGGCACTGTCGTCGTTCTCGCAGTGCTTGCGAGCTACGCCGTCACCCACCTCGTGATGTGGCTGATGAACCCGGCGTCGCCGGGACCCACCGCGTCGTCGCTGCTGCTGCTGTTCCTGATGGTCGGGATGGGGCTCGTCGGTTTCCTGGATGACTTCATCAAAATCTCCAAACAGCGAAGCCTGGGCCTCAATGCCAAGGCCAAACTCATCCTGCAGGCCGCCGTGGGCATCATTTTCGCCGTCCTTGCCCTGCAGTTCCCGGACGAAAACGGCGTGACACCGGCGTCGTACCAGATCTCGCTGGTCCGCGATATCCCATGGCTGGACCTCGCCTTCGCCGGTACGATCGTCGGAGCCATTCTCTTTGTGTTGTGGTCGAACCTGATCATCACCGCCGCCACCAACGGCGTGAACCTGACGGACGGCCTCGACGGCCTCGCCGCTGGGGCATCCATTATGGTCTTTGGTGCCTACACGCTGATGGGGATCTGGCAAAGCAATCAGGCCTGCGGCTCGCCACGGCAGGCCGGTGCCGGCTGTTACAGCGTCCGGGACCCGCTGGACCTGGCCCTGCTTGCCGCCATCCTCAGCGGGGCGCTGGTCGGATTCCTGTGGTGGAACACCTCGCCGGCAAAGATCTTTATGGGGGACACGGGGTCACTGGCCATCGGCGGTGCCGTCGCCGGCCTCGCCATCCTGTCCCGGACCGAGCTGCTGCTCGCCTTCATCGGCGGCTTGTTCGTCCTGATTACCCTTTCGGTGATCATCCAGGTCGGCTACTTCAAAATCACCAAGGGTAAAAGATTCTTCAAGATGGCACCGCTCCAGCATCACTTTGAGCTCAAAGGCTGGGCCGAGGTCACGGTCGTCGTCCGCTTCTGGATCCTCTGCGGGCTTTTCGTCGCCGCGGGCCTGGGCATCTTCTACGCCGAATGGGTGGTACTGCTGTGA